Proteins encoded by one window of Glycine soja cultivar W05 chromosome 15, ASM419377v2, whole genome shotgun sequence:
- the LOC114387319 gene encoding uncharacterized protein LOC114387319, translated as MAASAFSNTLVSPISLPSKPKAKAISLQPKFPLVKFPNPRSHPLSRKTTSLTTFCSSDAANAPQHDTPIELRYPAFPTVMDINQIRDILPHRFPFLLVDRVIEYNPGVSAVAIKNVTINDNFFPGHFPERPIMPGVLMVEAMAQVGGLVMLQPEVGGSRENFFFAGIDKVRFRKPVIAGDTLVMRMTLTKLQKRFGIAKMEGKAYVGGEVVCEGEFLMAMGSE; from the exons ATGGCAGCCTCAGCTTTCTCCAACACATTGGTTTCTCCCATTTCTCTTCCATCCAAACCCAAAGCCAAAGCCATTTCCTTGCAACCCAAATTTCCACTTGTCAAATTCCCCAACCCCAGATCCCATCCCTTGTCGAGGAAAACGACGTCGCTCACCACGTTTTGTTCCTCCGATGCTGCCAATGCTCCTCAACATGACACCCCAATTGAATTAA GGTATCCCGCATTCCCAACCGTCATGGACATCAACCAGATTCGTGACATTTTGCCCCACAG gtttccttttcttctggTGGATAGAGTGATTGAATACAATCCTGGAGTTTCTGCAGTGGCCATAAAGAATGTGACAATAAATGACAACTTCTTTCCTGGACATTTTCCAGAAAGGCCAATCATGCCTGGTGTTCTAATGGTCGAG GCAATGGCACAAGTTGGTGGTTTGGTCATGTTGCAACCTGAAGTGGGAGGTTCTCGTGAAAACTTCTTCTTTGCTGGAATAGACAAAGTGCGGTTTCGTAAGCCTGTGATAGCTGGGGACACCTTAGTTATGAGAATGACACTTACTAAGCTGCAAAAGCGATTTGGAATAGCAAAGATGGAAGGGAAGGCATATGTTGGAGGTGAAGTTGTGTGTGAGGGTGAATTTTTGATGGCAATGGGGAGTGAATAA
- the LOC114387854 gene encoding probable protein phosphatase 2C 62 isoform X2, which produces MALLFSRSFHCLWLPCCNVPPKSSERLRIYAPIPLPKPWVSFTHHTRLLPNATSSPNSDPEDFDILSSTEHSDGSFVFRFASANEIREQLDELNKKKKSDALNKKKKKLAREGVLEEGKAGVRALVSESVKKLNTEVDRTLGGEIESSSTVVVGVADQNPQLLLNEKEGDVLDSDSGPPVTNDLQKIDRHLKLDSVEDGDGQRGISSEDVGTESNGVPSASEADSELDSHREAVVSTVATEADVVSDLKSDAFAEVEEEEEAGKSYGVDRTTNNLAAAVDAELSELVPESTFLDSEQVGDSASNNQTDAVNAESSELVPESTCLESEQVSYSATNNQTDAVDAELSELVPESTSLESEQAGYSETNNLTDGVDANLSDLMPVSTSLESEQVGYGATNNLIAAVDANISELFPESTSAESEQVGYSETNNMTSGVDADLSELTPVSSSLESELVANDEETAHLIVGDFINASKMGKSELSLDEVPSSNLENNIDVDNTERSDYESTSQLTVPQILSAEVASHGEKTSKTELFLISGAACLPHPSKALTGREDAYFISHQNWLAVADGVGQWSLEGSNAGLYIRELIEKCENIVSNYENNSTIEPAEVITRGAAETQSPGSCSILVTNFDGQVLHAANVGNTGFIIIRDGSIFKKSTPMFHEFNFPLQIVKGDDPSELIEGYTMDLHDGDVIVTATNGLFDNLYEQEIASIISKSLEASLTPQEIAEFLATRAQEVGRSTSMRSPFADAAQAVGYVGFIGGKLDDVTVIVSLVQPR; this is translated from the exons ATGGCTCTTCTCTTCTCCAGAAGCTTCCATTGTCTCTGGTTACCATGCTGCAATGTTCCACCAAAATCTTCTGAAAGGCTTCGAATTTATGCTCCTATTCCACTTCCCAAACCTTGGGTCAGCTTCACACACCATACCCGCCTGCTTCCCAATGCCACTTCTTCCCCAAACTCTGATCCTGAAGATTTTGATATTCTCTCTTCAACTG AACATTCCGATGGTAGTTTTGTGTTCCGGTTCGCCAGTGCTAATGAGATTAGAGAACAATTAGATGAattgaacaaaaagaaaaaatcagatgcattgaacaaaaagaaaaagaaactcgCTCGTGAGGGTGTTTTGGAAGAAGGCAAAGCTGGTGTTCGAGCTTTGGTGAGTGAAAGTGTTAAAAAATTGAACACTGAGGTTGATCGTACTTTAGGGGGTGAAATTGAGTCTTCTTCAACTGTAGTAGTTGGTGTTGCTGATCAAAACCCTCAGCTTCTCTTGAATGAAAAGGAGGGTGATGTTCTTGATAGTGATTCTGGGCCACCAGTGACCAATGATTTGCAAAAGATCGATAGACATTTGAAGTTGGATTCAGTGGAGGATGGCGATGGTCAACGTGGAATTTCAAGTGAAGATGTTGGTACTGAGAGTAATGGTGTCCCGAGTGCGTCTGAGGCGGATTCAGAACTTGATAGTCACCGAGAAGCTGTAGTTTCAACTGTTGCTACTGAGGCTGATGTGGTTTCTGATCTGAAGAGTGACGCTTTTGCAGAagttgaagaggaagaagaag CTGGCAAGAGTTATGGTGTAGATAGAACGACAAACAACCTGGCTGCTGCTGTTGATGCTGAGTTAAGTGAATTGGTGCCGGAATCCACTTTTTTAGATTCTGAACAAGTTGGTGACAGTGCATCAAACAACCAGACTGATGCTGTGAATGCTGAATCAAGTGAATTGGTTCCAGAATCCACTTGTTTAGAGTCTGAACAAGTTAGTTATAGTGCAACAAACAACCAGACTGATGCTGTGGATGCAGAATTAAGTGAATTGGTGCCAGAATCCACTTCTTTAGAGTCTGAACAAGCTGGTTATAGTGAAACAAACAACCTGACTGATGGTGTTGATGCCAACTTAAGTGATTTGATGCCAGTATCCACTTCTTTAGAGTCTGAACAAGTTGGTTATGGTGCAACAAACAACCTGATTGCTGCTGTGGATGCCAACATAAGTGAATTGTTTCCAGAATCCACTTCTGCAGAGTCTGAACAAGTTGGTTATAGTGAAACAAACAACATGACTAGTGGTGTTGATGCTGACTTAAGTGAATTGACGCCAGTATCCTCTTCTTTAGAGTCTGAACTAGTAGCTAATGATGAAGAAACAGCTCACCTCATTGTGGGTGACTTCATCAATGCAAGTAAAATGGGAAAGTCAGAATTG TCACTTGACGAGGTTCCATCCTCAAATTTGGAAAACAACATAGATGTTGACAACACCGAAAGAAGTGATTATGAAAGCACATCACAGCTTACTGTGCCACAGATACTTTCAGCTGAGGTGGCTAGTCATGG GGAAAAAACTTCAAAAACGGAGCTTTTCCTAATTTCTGGTGCTGCATGCTTGCCTCATCCCTCTAAG GCATTGACAGGTCGAGAGGATGCTTATTTCATTTCTCACCAAAACTGGCTAGCTGTGGCTGATGGAGTTGGTCAGTGGTCACTTGAAG GGAGCAATGCTGGACTGTATATCAGGGAACTCATTgaaaaatgtgaaaatattGTGTCAAATTATGAAAACAATTCAACGATAGAACCTGCAGAAGTTATCACCAGAGGTGCTGCTGAAACACAATCTCCAGGATCATGTTCTATTTTGGTTACTAATTTTGATGGACAG GTCCTTCATGCAGCCAATGTGGGGAACACTGGATTTATCATTATAAGAGATGGTTCCATCTTTAAAAAATCAACTCCAATGTTTCATGAATTCAACTTTCCATTACAGATAGTTAAAGGAGATGATCCCTCAGAACTCATTGAG GGATACACAATGGATCTACATGATGGTGATGTGATAGTAACTGCCACAAATGGCCTCTTCGACAATCTCTATGAGCAAGAAATAGcatcaattatatcaaaatcattagAAGCTAGCTTGACACCTCAG GAAATAGCAGAATTCCTGGCGACAAGGGCACAAGAGGTTGGAAGATCAACATCCATGAGAAGTCCTTTTGCTGATGCAGCCCAAGCTGTTGGCTATGTGGGATTCATTGGTGGCAAGCTTGATGATGTAACTGTTATAGTGTCATTAGTTCAACCTAGATAA
- the LOC114387318 gene encoding chlorophyll a-b binding protein CP24 10A, chloroplastic, which produces MAAATSGAVLNGLGSSFLSGGNRSQTLLATAIGGKVGAAVTVNPRRLIVVAAAAPKKSWLPGVRGGGNLVDPEWLDGSLPGDYGFDPLGLGKDPAFLKWYREAELIHGRWAMAAVLGIFVGQAWSGVPWFEAGADPNAIAPFSFGTLLGTQLILMGWVESKRWVDFFNPDSQSVEWATPWSRTAENFANATGEQGYPGGKFFDPLSFAGTIKDGVYIPDTEKLERLKLAEIKHARIAMLAMLIFYFEAGQGKTPLGALGL; this is translated from the exons ATGGCAGCTGCAACATCTGGTGCTGTGTTAAATGGGTTGGGATCTTCCTTCTTGAGTGGAGGAAACAGGAGCCAAACCCTTCTGGCCACTGCTATTGGAGGCAAAGTTGGTGCTGCTGTTACTGTTAATCCCAGAAGACTCATTGTGGTAGCTGCTGCTGCACCAAAGAAGTCATGGCTCCCTGGTGTTAGAGGTGGTGGCAATCTCGTCGACCCAGAATGGCTTGATGGATC GCTACCAGGTGACTATGGTTTTGATCCACTAGGCCTTGGGAAGGACCCAGCATTCCTCAAATGGTACAGAGAAGCTGAGCTCATTCATGGGAGGTGGGCAATGGCTGCAGTTCTAGGAATCTTTGTGGGGCAGGCATGGAGTGGAGTGCCATGGTTTGAGGCTGGAGCTGACCCAAATGCAATTGCTCCTTTCTCCTTTGGTACTCTTCTGGGAACCCAGTTGATCCTCATGGGGTGGGTTGAGAGCAAGAGATGGGTGGATTTCTTCAACCCAGACTCACAGTCAGTGGAATGGGCCACTCCATGGTCAAGAACAGCTGAGAACTTTGCCAATGCCACTGGTGAGCAAGGCTACCCAGGAGGCAAATTCTTTGACCCTTTGAGCTTTGCTGGCACTATCAAGGATGGAGTTTACATTCCGGATACAGAGAAGCTGGAAAGATTGAAATTGGCTGAGATTAAGCATGCCAGGATTGCTATGTTGGCCATGCTGATTTTCTACTTTGAGGCTGGACAAGGGAAGACCCCCCTTGGTGCTCTTGGCTTGTAA
- the LOC114386546 gene encoding cationic peroxidase 2-like: MEERSLYSLVFLVLALAIVNKVHGQGTRVGFYSSTCPRAESIVKSTVTTHVNSDSTLAAGLLRMHFHDCFVQGCDASVLIAGSGTERTAFANLGLRGFEVIDDAKKQLEAACPGVVSCADILALAARDSVVLSGGLSYQVLTGRRDGRISQASDVSNLPAPFDSVDVQKQKFTAKGLNTQDLVTLVGAHTIGTTACQFFSNRLYNFTANGPDPSIDPSFLSQLQSLCPQNGDGSKRVALDTGSQTKFDLSYYSNLRNSRGILQSDQALWSDASTKTTVQRYLGLIRGLLGLTFNVEFGKSMVKMGNIELKTGTDGEIRKICSAIN; encoded by the exons ATGGAGGAACGTAGTTTGTACTCACTAGTGTTTCTTGTGCTTGCTTTGGCTATTGTGAACAAAGTGCATGGGCAAGGGACGCGTGTAGGGTTCTATTCGAGTACATGCCCACGCGCTGAGTCCATTGTTAAGTCCACAGTTACAACCCATGTTAATTCTGATAGTACTTTGGCTGCTGGGTTGCTTCGGATGCACTTCCATGATTGCTTTGTGCAAGGTTGTGACGCTTCTGTTCTCATTGCCGGTTCTGGCACTGAGAGAACAGCATTTGCAAACCTTGGTTTACGAGGATTTGAGGTTATTGATGATGCAAAGAAACAGCTCGAGGCTGCATGCCCCGGTGTTGTGTCTTGCGCTGATATCCTTGCTCTTGCTGCTCGTGATTCCGTTGTTCTG AGTGGTGGACTGAGTTATCAAGTGCTTACTGGACGCAGAGATGGACGCATATCACAGGCTTCCGACGTGAGTAACTTGCCTGCTCCTTTTGACTCTGTTGATGTTCAGAAACAAAAGTTCACAGCAAAGGGCCTCAACACTCAAGACCTCGTCACCCTTGTTG gtGCACATACCATTGGTACTACAGCTTGCCAGTTCTTCAGTAACAGATTGTACAACTTCACCGCGAATGGTCCTGACCCTTCCATCGACCCTTCATTTCTTTCCCAACTACAATCACTATGCCCTCAAAACGGTGACGGTTCAAAACGAGTAGCGCTAGATACGGGTAGTCAAACCAAATTTGATTTATCTTACTATAGTAATTTGAGGAATTCTCGTGGAATTCTGCAATCTGATCAAGCACTATGGAGTGATGCTTCCACAAAGACAACTGTTCAGAGGTACTTGGGCTTAATAAGAGGGTTACTTGGATTAACATTCAACGTGGAATTTGGGAAGTCTATGGTGAAAATGGGCAACATTGAGTTGAAAACCGGTACCGATGGTGAAATTCGCAAGATATGTTCTGCCATCAACTAG
- the LOC114387854 gene encoding probable protein phosphatase 2C 62 isoform X1 yields MALLFSRSFHCLWLPCCNVPPKSSERLRIYAPIPLPKPWVSFTHHTRLLPNATSSPNSDPEDFDILSSTEHSDGSFVFRFASANEIREQLDELNKKKKSDALNKKKKKLAREGVLEEGKAGVRALVSESVKKLNTEVDRTLGGEIESSSTVVVGVADQNPQLLLNEKEGDVLDSDSGPPVTNDLQKIDRHLKLDSVEDGDGQRGISSEDVGTESNGVPSASEADSELDSHREAVVSTVATEADVVSDLKSDAFAEVEEEEEAGKSYGVDRTTNNLAAAVDAELSELVPESTFLDSEQVGDSASNNQTDAVNAESSELVPESTCLESEQVSYSATNNQTDAVDAELSELVPESTSLESEQAGYSETNNLTDGVDANLSDLMPVSTSLESEQVGYGATNNLIAAVDANISELFPESTSAESEQVGYSETNNMTSGVDADLSELTPVSSSLESELVANDEETAHLIVGDFINASKMGKSELSLDEVPSSNLENNIDVDNTERSDYESTSQLTVPQILSAEVASHGEKTSKTELFLISGAACLPHPSKALTGREDAYFISHQNWLAVADGVGQWSLEENCTGSNAGLYIRELIEKCENIVSNYENNSTIEPAEVITRGAAETQSPGSCSILVTNFDGQVLHAANVGNTGFIIIRDGSIFKKSTPMFHEFNFPLQIVKGDDPSELIEGYTMDLHDGDVIVTATNGLFDNLYEQEIASIISKSLEASLTPQEIAEFLATRAQEVGRSTSMRSPFADAAQAVGYVGFIGGKLDDVTVIVSLVQPR; encoded by the exons ATGGCTCTTCTCTTCTCCAGAAGCTTCCATTGTCTCTGGTTACCATGCTGCAATGTTCCACCAAAATCTTCTGAAAGGCTTCGAATTTATGCTCCTATTCCACTTCCCAAACCTTGGGTCAGCTTCACACACCATACCCGCCTGCTTCCCAATGCCACTTCTTCCCCAAACTCTGATCCTGAAGATTTTGATATTCTCTCTTCAACTG AACATTCCGATGGTAGTTTTGTGTTCCGGTTCGCCAGTGCTAATGAGATTAGAGAACAATTAGATGAattgaacaaaaagaaaaaatcagatgcattgaacaaaaagaaaaagaaactcgCTCGTGAGGGTGTTTTGGAAGAAGGCAAAGCTGGTGTTCGAGCTTTGGTGAGTGAAAGTGTTAAAAAATTGAACACTGAGGTTGATCGTACTTTAGGGGGTGAAATTGAGTCTTCTTCAACTGTAGTAGTTGGTGTTGCTGATCAAAACCCTCAGCTTCTCTTGAATGAAAAGGAGGGTGATGTTCTTGATAGTGATTCTGGGCCACCAGTGACCAATGATTTGCAAAAGATCGATAGACATTTGAAGTTGGATTCAGTGGAGGATGGCGATGGTCAACGTGGAATTTCAAGTGAAGATGTTGGTACTGAGAGTAATGGTGTCCCGAGTGCGTCTGAGGCGGATTCAGAACTTGATAGTCACCGAGAAGCTGTAGTTTCAACTGTTGCTACTGAGGCTGATGTGGTTTCTGATCTGAAGAGTGACGCTTTTGCAGAagttgaagaggaagaagaag CTGGCAAGAGTTATGGTGTAGATAGAACGACAAACAACCTGGCTGCTGCTGTTGATGCTGAGTTAAGTGAATTGGTGCCGGAATCCACTTTTTTAGATTCTGAACAAGTTGGTGACAGTGCATCAAACAACCAGACTGATGCTGTGAATGCTGAATCAAGTGAATTGGTTCCAGAATCCACTTGTTTAGAGTCTGAACAAGTTAGTTATAGTGCAACAAACAACCAGACTGATGCTGTGGATGCAGAATTAAGTGAATTGGTGCCAGAATCCACTTCTTTAGAGTCTGAACAAGCTGGTTATAGTGAAACAAACAACCTGACTGATGGTGTTGATGCCAACTTAAGTGATTTGATGCCAGTATCCACTTCTTTAGAGTCTGAACAAGTTGGTTATGGTGCAACAAACAACCTGATTGCTGCTGTGGATGCCAACATAAGTGAATTGTTTCCAGAATCCACTTCTGCAGAGTCTGAACAAGTTGGTTATAGTGAAACAAACAACATGACTAGTGGTGTTGATGCTGACTTAAGTGAATTGACGCCAGTATCCTCTTCTTTAGAGTCTGAACTAGTAGCTAATGATGAAGAAACAGCTCACCTCATTGTGGGTGACTTCATCAATGCAAGTAAAATGGGAAAGTCAGAATTG TCACTTGACGAGGTTCCATCCTCAAATTTGGAAAACAACATAGATGTTGACAACACCGAAAGAAGTGATTATGAAAGCACATCACAGCTTACTGTGCCACAGATACTTTCAGCTGAGGTGGCTAGTCATGG GGAAAAAACTTCAAAAACGGAGCTTTTCCTAATTTCTGGTGCTGCATGCTTGCCTCATCCCTCTAAG GCATTGACAGGTCGAGAGGATGCTTATTTCATTTCTCACCAAAACTGGCTAGCTGTGGCTGATGGAGTTGGTCAGTGGTCACTTGAAG AAAATTGCACAGGGAGCAATGCTGGACTGTATATCAGGGAACTCATTgaaaaatgtgaaaatattGTGTCAAATTATGAAAACAATTCAACGATAGAACCTGCAGAAGTTATCACCAGAGGTGCTGCTGAAACACAATCTCCAGGATCATGTTCTATTTTGGTTACTAATTTTGATGGACAG GTCCTTCATGCAGCCAATGTGGGGAACACTGGATTTATCATTATAAGAGATGGTTCCATCTTTAAAAAATCAACTCCAATGTTTCATGAATTCAACTTTCCATTACAGATAGTTAAAGGAGATGATCCCTCAGAACTCATTGAG GGATACACAATGGATCTACATGATGGTGATGTGATAGTAACTGCCACAAATGGCCTCTTCGACAATCTCTATGAGCAAGAAATAGcatcaattatatcaaaatcattagAAGCTAGCTTGACACCTCAG GAAATAGCAGAATTCCTGGCGACAAGGGCACAAGAGGTTGGAAGATCAACATCCATGAGAAGTCCTTTTGCTGATGCAGCCCAAGCTGTTGGCTATGTGGGATTCATTGGTGGCAAGCTTGATGATGTAACTGTTATAGTGTCATTAGTTCAACCTAGATAA
- the LOC114387550 gene encoding cationic peroxidase 2-like: MEGQSLYSLVFLVLALAIVNTVHGQGTRVGFYSSTCPRAEFIVRSTVQSHVRSDPTLAAGLLRMHFHDCFVQGCDASVLIAGDGTERTAFANLGLRGFEVIDNAKTQLEAACPGVVSCADILALAARDSVSLSGGPNWQVPTGRRDGRISQASDVSNLPAPFDSVDVQKQKFAAKGLNTQDLVTLVGGHSIGTTACQFFSNRLYNFTANGPDSSINPLFLSQLRALCPQNSGGSNRVALDTGSQTRFDTSYFANLRIGRGILQSDQALWNDPSTKSFVQRYLGGFKGLLFNVEFAKSMVKMSNIELKTGTDGEIRKICSAIN; the protein is encoded by the exons ATGGAGGGACAGAGTTTGTACTCACTAGTGTTTCTTGTGCTTGCTCTGGCCATTGTGAACACAGTGCATGGGCAAGGGACGCGTGTAGGGTTCTATTCGAGTACATGCCCACGGGCTGAGTTCATTGTTAGGTCCACAGTTCAATCCCACGTTAGGTCTGATCCTACCTTGGCTGCTGGGTTGCTTCGGATGCACTTCCATGATTGCTTTGTGCAAGGTTGCGATGCTTCTGTTCTCATTGCCGGTGATGGAACTGAGAGAACAGCATTTGCAAACCTTGGTTTACGAGGATTTGAGGTTATTGATAATGCAAAGACACAGCTCGAGGCTGCGTGCCCCGGTGTTGTGTCTTGTGCTGATATCCTTGCTCTTGCAGCTCGTGATTCCGTTTCTCTG AGTGGTGGACCGAATTGGCAAGTGCCTACTGGACGCAGAGATGGACGCATATCACAGGCTTCCGATGTGAGTAACTTGCCTGCTCCTTTTGACTCTGTTGATGTTCAGAAACAAAAGTTCGCAGCAAAGGGTCTCAACACTCAAGACCTCGTCACCCTTGTCG GTGGGCATAGCATTGGTACTACAGCATGCCAATTCTTCAGTAATAGATTATACAACTTCACTGCAAATGGTCCTGACTCTTCCATCAaccctttatttctttctcaacTTAGAGCACTCTGCCCACAAAATAGTGGCGGTTCAAACCGAGTGGCTCTTGATACGGGTAGTCAAACCAGATTTGACACATCTTACTTTGCTAATTTGAGGATTGGCCGTGGAATTCTGCAGTCTGATCAAGCACTTTGGAATGATCCTTCCACGAAGTCATTTGTACAGAGGTACCTGGGCGGCTTCAAAGGCTTGCTTTTCAACGTGGAATTTGCAAAGTCTATGGTGAAGATGAGCAACATTGAGTTGAAGACCGGTACTGATGGTGAAATTCGCAAGATATGTTCTGCCATTAACTAG